From Luteolibacter arcticus, one genomic window encodes:
- a CDS encoding RNA recognition motif domain-containing protein: MDIYVGNLPFTATEEEVAGIFAAFGPVEKVKIVMDRETGRPRGFCFVTLADTSKATEAAEAVNGQEFGGRPLRVNPAEPREKKPGGFGGGGGGGFGGDRRPGGGGGGKGGYGGGGGKSGGGGKSGYGGGGGKGGYGGGGGKGGYGGGGGKGGYGGGGKGGYGGGGGGGGDDW, encoded by the coding sequence ATGGACATCTACGTGGGCAACTTGCCCTTCACCGCCACTGAGGAAGAAGTGGCCGGAATCTTCGCCGCCTTTGGTCCGGTGGAGAAAGTGAAAATCGTCATGGACCGCGAAACCGGCCGCCCGCGCGGCTTCTGCTTCGTGACCCTGGCAGATACCTCCAAGGCAACGGAAGCGGCGGAGGCCGTGAACGGCCAGGAATTCGGCGGACGTCCGCTGCGCGTCAACCCGGCCGAACCCCGCGAGAAGAAGCCCGGTGGCTTCGGCGGCGGTGGCGGCGGCGGCTTCGGCGGTGATCGCCGCCCCGGCGGTGGTGGTGGCGGCAAGGGCGGCTACGGTGGCGGCGGCGGGAAAAGCGGTGGCGGCGGGAAAAGCGGCTACGGCGGTGGCGGCGGCAAAGGCGGCTACGGTGGTGGCGGCGGCAAGGGCGGCTACGGCGGTGGCGGTGGCAAAGGCGGCTACGGTGGTGGCGGCAAGGGCGGCTACGGCGGTGGTGGCGGTGGTGGCGGCGACGACTGGTAA
- a CDS encoding ExbD/TolR family protein, giving the protein MAHKKNKRRPVEAIHIGFQIAPMIDVVFVIMLFFMVMAGQQVVENELNLKLPGTINPDTPLETVEETQIRVLESGEVLLNEDPVGEPDDAALRNLAATMVRLAESSKVAGSKVVVTIMADEFAPYQRIIDVLNALAVARIENVTFEVPPQ; this is encoded by the coding sequence ATGGCTCACAAAAAGAACAAGCGGAGGCCGGTGGAAGCGATCCACATCGGCTTCCAGATTGCGCCGATGATCGACGTGGTCTTCGTGATCATGCTCTTCTTCATGGTCATGGCCGGGCAGCAGGTGGTGGAGAACGAACTCAACCTGAAGCTGCCGGGCACGATCAATCCGGATACCCCGCTGGAAACCGTTGAAGAAACCCAGATTCGCGTTTTGGAAAGCGGGGAAGTGCTACTCAACGAGGATCCGGTGGGCGAACCCGACGACGCCGCCCTGAGAAATCTCGCCGCGACCATGGTCCGCCTTGCAGAATCCTCTAAGGTTGCAGGCAGCAAAGTCGTTGTTACCATCATGGCGGACGAGTTTGCCCCGTATCAGCGGATCATCGACGTGCTCAACGCGCTCGCCGTGGCCCGCATCGAGAACGTGACGTTCGAAGTCCCGCCCCAATAA
- a CDS encoding MotA/TolQ/ExbB proton channel family protein: MNIRSLFNRLSRVFRVALLAGFVTLLAGSMVETSMAQDAPAGEAAAPPKAEKQSMMDTLKQGGWVMWPIGAASILTIYLFIDVMLRTSNNRMAPPEEVEKAQQLFMAGDYVNAYQVMKATPCPFNNCVKYGLSFVGKGKEQTEEALLVEIGRENARMQNKINYLSVIGVCTPMIGLVGTVVGMMDAFSSLGSSGAGDTAALSNAIGHVLVATASGLIVAIPAFMFFYILRNRLLAKMHVLEDIVLSLFRNMPYEHFHGLEIGEEVTYAALPNWLSEGQPAA; the protein is encoded by the coding sequence ATGAATATCCGTTCCCTCTTCAATCGCCTGTCCCGAGTTTTCCGGGTCGCCCTCCTCGCCGGGTTTGTCACGCTCCTCGCCGGATCCATGGTCGAGACCTCCATGGCCCAGGATGCTCCTGCCGGCGAAGCTGCCGCTCCTCCCAAGGCTGAGAAGCAGTCCATGATGGACACTCTCAAGCAAGGTGGCTGGGTCATGTGGCCGATCGGTGCCGCCTCGATTTTGACCATCTACCTCTTCATCGACGTGATGCTCCGCACGTCCAACAACCGCATGGCCCCGCCAGAGGAAGTTGAAAAGGCGCAGCAGCTCTTCATGGCCGGTGACTACGTGAATGCCTACCAGGTGATGAAGGCCACCCCGTGTCCCTTCAACAATTGCGTGAAGTACGGCCTCTCCTTCGTCGGCAAGGGCAAGGAGCAGACCGAAGAGGCCCTCCTGGTCGAGATCGGCCGCGAGAACGCCCGCATGCAGAACAAGATCAACTACCTGTCCGTTATCGGTGTTTGTACGCCCATGATCGGTCTGGTCGGAACGGTCGTCGGCATGATGGACGCGTTCTCCTCGCTCGGCAGCTCCGGTGCCGGTGACACCGCGGCACTTTCCAACGCCATCGGTCACGTGCTTGTGGCGACCGCTTCCGGTCTGATCGTCGCCATCCCGGCGTTCATGTTCTTCTACATCCTCCGCAACCGCCTGCTCGCCAAGATGCACGTGCTCGAGGACATCGTCCTGAGCCTGTTCCGGAACATGCCGTACGAGCATTTCCACGGCCTGGAAATCGGCGAAGAAGTGACCTATGCTGCCCTGCCGAACTGGCTCAGCGAAGGTCAACCAGCCGCCTAA
- the nth gene encoding endonuclease III: protein MTRAERAAHVDRRLEELYPETPIPLDHRDPFTLLIAVLLSAQCTDARVNTVTPALFALADTPEKMARVPVEKIKEIIRPCGLSPRKSQAIHELSGILVEKHGGKVPADFEALEALPGVGHKTASVVMAQAFGVPAFPVDTHIHRLAKRWKLSEGRNVEQVERDLKKLFARDRWNSLHLRIIFCGREHCSARGCDGRSCLMCQELFPPRMKPG, encoded by the coding sequence ATGACTCGCGCCGAACGGGCCGCCCACGTGGACCGGCGGCTGGAAGAGCTGTATCCGGAAACCCCGATCCCACTCGATCACCGGGACCCGTTCACGCTGCTCATCGCGGTGCTGCTGTCGGCGCAATGCACCGACGCCCGGGTCAACACGGTCACCCCGGCGCTGTTTGCCTTGGCGGACACGCCGGAGAAAATGGCGCGGGTGCCGGTCGAGAAGATCAAGGAGATCATCCGCCCCTGCGGGCTGTCCCCGCGCAAGTCCCAGGCGATCCACGAGCTGTCGGGGATCCTCGTCGAAAAGCATGGGGGCAAGGTGCCGGCGGACTTCGAGGCGCTCGAAGCGCTGCCCGGCGTCGGCCACAAGACCGCCTCGGTGGTGATGGCGCAGGCCTTCGGCGTGCCGGCCTTTCCGGTCGACACCCACATTCACCGGCTGGCGAAGCGCTGGAAGCTCAGCGAGGGCCGCAATGTCGAGCAGGTCGAGCGCGACCTGAAGAAGCTCTTCGCCCGCGACCGCTGGAACTCACTCCACCTCCGCATCATCTTCTGCGGCCGGGAGCACTGCTCCGCCCGCGGTTGTGACGGCCGGAGCTGCCTGATGTGCCAGGAACTCTTCCCGCCCCGGATGAAACCGGGCTGA
- a CDS encoding ExbD/TolR family protein: protein MASAGGGDGSDPEFQIAPMIDVLLVMLIFFMSITTDQVMKIDKSISLPVAPEAKKRENDMKNQAVVNIDWDTALGRARVSYGDIVCDPLEQLKDYVEPAKAANSKLKMIIRGDAATPALEVQKVIEQLAASGIDDISLSGMNRTN, encoded by the coding sequence ATGGCTAGCGCTGGCGGAGGAGACGGAAGCGATCCGGAATTCCAGATCGCCCCGATGATCGACGTGCTCCTCGTGATGCTCATTTTCTTCATGAGCATCACCACGGATCAGGTCATGAAGATCGACAAGTCGATCTCGCTGCCGGTCGCCCCGGAGGCGAAGAAACGCGAGAACGACATGAAAAACCAGGCGGTGGTCAACATCGACTGGGACACTGCCCTCGGGCGGGCGCGGGTCAGCTATGGTGACATCGTGTGCGATCCGTTGGAACAGCTGAAAGATTACGTGGAGCCGGCCAAAGCGGCCAACTCCAAGCTGAAAATGATCATCCGGGGCGACGCGGCCACGCCCGCCCTGGAGGTCCAGAAGGTGATCGAGCAGCTTGCCGCCTCAGGCATCGATGACATTTCGCTCTCGGGCATGAACCGCACGAACTAA
- a CDS encoding C40 family peptidase produces the protein MKRLFSLLALPLLAIGLSSCSSQVKAKRPVSYQFKNGQTAKLVNGVAYAPKRAPLAVKRAIAAGNRLQHKPYKWGGGHARHNDSGYDCSGTVSYVLREAGLMKGSMPSNGFYSYGKKGDGDWITVYVRSGHVFMTIAGLRLDTGWGADRSGPRWHTRTRPGKGHVMRHPSGL, from the coding sequence GTGAAACGACTTTTTTCCCTACTCGCACTCCCGCTTCTGGCCATCGGGCTCAGCTCGTGCTCGAGCCAGGTGAAGGCAAAGCGGCCGGTGTCGTATCAGTTCAAGAACGGCCAGACCGCGAAGCTGGTGAACGGGGTCGCCTATGCGCCGAAGCGCGCCCCTCTGGCCGTGAAGCGCGCGATCGCCGCCGGCAACCGCTTGCAGCACAAGCCCTACAAGTGGGGCGGCGGCCATGCCCGTCACAATGACAGCGGCTACGACTGCTCCGGCACCGTCTCCTACGTCCTGCGCGAAGCCGGCCTGATGAAGGGCTCCATGCCGAGCAATGGCTTCTACAGCTATGGCAAGAAGGGCGATGGCGACTGGATCACCGTCTACGTGCGCAGCGGCCACGTCTTCATGACCATCGCCGGCCTGCGCCTCGATACCGGCTGGGGAGCCGACCGTTCCGGCCCGCGCTGGCACACCCGCACTCGTCCCGGCAAGGGCCATGTGATGCGTCACCCGAGCGGTCTTTGA
- a CDS encoding tetratricopeptide repeat protein, translating into MALFPLLSLTVSAQVDLNKAFNEGMNAYKAKNWNVAIEHLSSIVKAKPNDAGANILYTLGFAYYFNLNYDKSAETFAAYLKKYPDTENTAEVHLILGRSLLQLEGKADEALAHLAKAAEKPEFAEEARFMAADAYIKKGDIDKAAQTLKNAMAGKSSGLSLLRAAIQLVDLYIESGKLPDAIKMLQDLERNPGYPDVIVVVNNRFVKIGDLQLEAKAYSDALEAYSNARPRNQVISIQVDRLDEMRKRKEALDKQIAAATKDKKPLARNTEERAATLTGMIENTEKVLGELRTMDTYDATIQYRIGRCYFNMERFWPSSVAFEVVADENPKSEDASTALFGAMISQWRLGRLDASGVLAKRYLDNHPQGRQFETVAELNATLLMQSGKFDEAISFLSSFIEKNPNAPIRQKMMTLLANSRFQAGQYDQAATDYDTLIKEFGGAPEFEEYVYRRTLCDFLRNKYKETVAGFDSYEKNFPSGDFLADIRYRRGIIQLALKDYDTLIPSMKALLEDTAAQGFLGQIHTLLGDAYQNRGQDNDLEASGTHFKKAVELAAGDRSVLEYALEQATNILRGARRWDDLEALWKKFLKDNPDHPMALRGVSELSKLLTRANKKEEARKMLAEYILKDIQNPRSEYVEMLISQLAGMHVPPRSIKKDAPKPDVEAIEAALVADLETADENKTPAYVARVLFAKSELARMMRDPVRSERSLGAIANTANSVDLGPILLSMVGQYLFDKGEYDKAVPLYERLRDAFPESSFSDAAPIGLGKIALARKEYDEAVKQFDVAIARAASDDTLKQATFGKGQALRMQKKREEAKKLFEEVVAAKNWRGLEKAGALYELGEIEAEGTDKGAAHAYFQRVYLSHGAFPQFAIKSYLRAADMLRMVGKQDEAKATLRELIRKYPDSPEAKKARTIVTD; encoded by the coding sequence GTGGCCCTGTTTCCGCTACTGTCGCTGACGGTTTCGGCTCAGGTGGACTTGAACAAGGCGTTCAACGAGGGGATGAACGCCTACAAGGCGAAGAATTGGAACGTGGCGATCGAGCACCTTTCCTCGATCGTCAAGGCCAAGCCAAACGATGCCGGGGCCAACATTCTCTACACCCTCGGCTTCGCTTACTATTTCAACCTGAACTACGACAAGTCGGCGGAGACCTTCGCGGCCTACCTGAAGAAGTATCCCGACACCGAGAATACGGCGGAAGTCCACCTGATCCTCGGCCGCTCGCTGCTCCAGCTCGAGGGGAAGGCCGACGAGGCGCTCGCCCACCTTGCCAAGGCCGCCGAGAAGCCGGAATTCGCCGAAGAGGCCCGTTTCATGGCCGCCGACGCCTATATCAAGAAGGGCGACATCGACAAGGCGGCCCAGACGCTGAAAAACGCGATGGCCGGCAAGTCCTCCGGCCTGAGCCTGCTGCGCGCCGCCATCCAGCTGGTGGATCTCTACATCGAGAGCGGCAAATTGCCGGACGCCATCAAGATGTTGCAGGACCTCGAGCGCAACCCGGGCTATCCCGACGTGATCGTGGTGGTGAACAACCGCTTCGTGAAAATCGGCGACCTCCAATTGGAGGCCAAGGCCTATTCCGACGCGCTTGAAGCCTACTCGAACGCCCGCCCGCGCAACCAGGTGATCTCCATCCAGGTGGACCGTCTGGACGAGATGCGGAAGCGCAAGGAGGCTCTCGACAAGCAGATTGCCGCCGCCACCAAGGACAAGAAGCCGCTGGCCCGCAACACCGAGGAGCGCGCTGCCACGCTTACCGGGATGATCGAGAACACCGAAAAGGTGCTCGGCGAACTCCGCACGATGGACACCTACGACGCGACCATCCAGTACCGGATCGGCCGCTGTTACTTCAATATGGAGCGGTTCTGGCCCTCGTCCGTCGCGTTCGAAGTGGTGGCCGACGAGAATCCGAAGTCGGAGGATGCTTCCACCGCCCTCTTCGGCGCGATGATTTCCCAATGGCGCCTCGGTCGTCTGGATGCCTCCGGAGTGCTGGCCAAGCGCTACCTGGACAATCACCCGCAGGGCAGGCAGTTCGAAACCGTGGCCGAACTCAATGCCACGCTGCTGATGCAGTCCGGCAAGTTCGACGAGGCCATCAGCTTCCTTTCTTCCTTCATCGAGAAAAACCCGAATGCGCCGATCCGTCAGAAAATGATGACGCTGCTCGCGAATTCGCGCTTCCAGGCGGGCCAGTACGACCAGGCGGCGACGGACTACGACACGCTCATCAAGGAATTCGGCGGTGCGCCGGAGTTTGAGGAATACGTTTATCGCCGGACGCTCTGCGACTTCCTGCGGAACAAGTATAAGGAGACTGTCGCGGGTTTCGATTCCTATGAGAAGAACTTCCCGAGCGGCGACTTCCTTGCGGACATCCGCTACCGCCGCGGGATCATCCAGCTCGCGCTGAAGGACTATGACACCCTCATCCCGTCGATGAAGGCGTTGCTTGAGGATACAGCTGCCCAAGGATTCCTCGGCCAGATCCACACGCTGCTGGGAGACGCCTATCAGAACCGCGGCCAGGATAACGACCTCGAGGCTTCCGGCACCCACTTCAAGAAGGCCGTGGAACTGGCCGCCGGGGACCGGAGCGTCCTCGAGTATGCGCTCGAGCAGGCCACCAACATCCTGCGCGGCGCCCGCCGCTGGGACGATTTGGAAGCCCTCTGGAAGAAATTCCTCAAGGACAACCCCGACCACCCGATGGCCCTGCGCGGGGTCTCGGAGCTCTCGAAGCTGCTGACCCGGGCCAACAAGAAGGAGGAAGCCCGCAAGATGCTGGCGGAATACATCCTCAAGGATATCCAGAATCCGCGCTCCGAGTACGTCGAGATGCTGATCAGCCAGTTGGCCGGCATGCACGTCCCGCCGCGGAGCATCAAAAAGGACGCCCCGAAGCCTGACGTCGAGGCGATCGAGGCCGCGCTGGTCGCGGACCTGGAGACCGCCGATGAGAACAAGACCCCGGCCTACGTCGCCCGCGTGCTGTTCGCCAAGTCCGAGCTGGCTCGCATGATGCGCGATCCAGTCCGCTCCGAGCGCAGCCTCGGCGCGATCGCCAACACCGCCAATTCCGTCGATCTCGGCCCGATCCTGCTCTCGATGGTCGGCCAATATCTCTTCGACAAGGGCGAATACGACAAGGCTGTGCCGCTCTATGAGCGCCTGCGCGACGCCTTCCCAGAGTCGTCCTTTTCGGACGCTGCGCCGATCGGGCTCGGCAAGATCGCATTGGCCCGGAAGGAATACGACGAGGCGGTGAAGCAATTCGATGTCGCCATCGCCCGCGCCGCCTCCGACGACACCCTCAAGCAGGCGACCTTTGGCAAGGGCCAGGCGCTGCGCATGCAGAAGAAGCGCGAAGAGGCGAAGAAGCTCTTCGAGGAAGTGGTCGCCGCCAAGAACTGGCGCGGGCTGGAGAAAGCCGGCGCGCTTTACGAACTCGGCGAGATCGAGGCCGAAGGCACGGACAAGGGAGCCGCACACGCCTATTTCCAGCGCGTTTATCTCTCTCATGGTGCCTTTCCCCAGTTTGCCATCAAGTCCTACCTCCGCGCCGCCGACATGCTGCGCATGGTGGGCAAGCAGGATGAGGCGAAGGCCACTCTCCGCGAGCTGATCCGCAAGTATCCCGACTCTCCGGAAGCCAAGAAGGCGCGCACCATCGTCACGGACTAA
- a CDS encoding 3D domain-containing protein, which translates to MSFRLASAAALVALLFSSCASDSNLTVLSKSRSYSSASSGGYGGYVGRADVYTTAQPSATLSQQASGKPKDKHGMAFYKPSERNRLVRTTAYTCSEDDHLQYGSQNATGTPLRYTERVRSAAADWAVYPVGTVFRIKGMSQLFVVDDYGSALTGTNTVDIYTPSKQHMAAWGRRNVELTVVQWGSYSRSAEILAKRTHYPHCAQMYTQINRMMSAGRTASTASR; encoded by the coding sequence ATGTCTTTCCGCCTTGCTTCCGCCGCCGCATTGGTCGCCCTGCTGTTTTCCAGTTGCGCCTCGGATTCCAACCTCACGGTGCTCTCCAAGTCCCGCTCCTACTCGTCCGCTTCTTCGGGCGGCTATGGCGGCTACGTCGGACGGGCTGATGTTTACACCACCGCCCAGCCCTCCGCCACGCTCTCCCAGCAGGCATCCGGCAAGCCGAAGGACAAGCATGGCATGGCCTTCTACAAGCCCTCCGAGCGCAACCGTCTGGTCCGCACCACGGCCTACACCTGCTCGGAGGACGACCACCTTCAATACGGCTCGCAGAATGCGACCGGGACCCCCCTCCGCTACACCGAGCGCGTCCGCAGCGCCGCCGCGGACTGGGCCGTCTATCCGGTCGGCACCGTTTTCCGCATCAAGGGCATGTCGCAGCTCTTCGTGGTCGATGACTACGGCTCGGCCCTCACCGGCACCAACACGGTGGACATTTACACGCCTTCCAAGCAGCACATGGCTGCCTGGGGTCGCCGCAATGTCGAGCTGACCGTGGTCCAGTGGGGTTCCTACTCCCGCAGCGCCGAGATCCTCGCCAAGCGCACCCACTACCCGCACTGCGCGCAGATGTACACGCAGATCAACCGGATGATGTCCGCTGGTCGCACCGCATCCACGGCGTCGCGCTAA